One Owenweeksia hongkongensis DSM 17368 genomic region harbors:
- a CDS encoding DUF305 domain-containing protein: MDKSMYSKFLLMMGCSFILMYSTMFLNVVEMNHIYISQTRIFMTFLMVAPMAIVMLLFMLSMYKNKTKNAMIIGGAILVFCVSLFLLRSQSTVKDIQYMKAMIPHHSSAILVSENAQLKDPETKKLAKDIIEAQKREIAQMEAIIKRLEATK; the protein is encoded by the coding sequence ATGGACAAATCAATGTACAGCAAGTTCTTATTAATGATGGGATGTTCCTTCATTTTGATGTATTCAACGATGTTTTTGAATGTGGTAGAAATGAACCACATATACATCAGTCAAACACGAATATTTATGACTTTTTTGATGGTGGCACCGATGGCCATTGTTATGCTCTTATTTATGCTTTCGATGTATAAGAATAAAACGAAAAATGCCATGATAATTGGGGGAGCCATTTTGGTGTTTTGTGTGAGCCTTTTTCTACTACGAAGCCAAAGCACGGTTAAGGATATACAATATATGAAGGCAATGATTCCGCATCATTCCTCGGCCATTTTAGTTAGTGAAAATGCACAATTAAAAGATCCTGAAACCAAAAAGCTGGCAAAGGATATCATTGAAGCTCAGAAGCGCGAGATCGCTCAAATGGAAGCAATTATTAAGAGACTTGAAGCTACAAAATAA
- a CDS encoding DUF3347 domain-containing protein, which produces MKKINVSVLVIALAMATTACNNAAEGTHNEAGHEMHEHEGHEHSGDMEHHEADTETTMAKTSLDAAMVTSITTDYLAVKDALVNDDAEGAKAAAAKMQSVLTGTEDELCKKLLFDAEHISGTTEIGHQRDHFEVLTKNVVALNTQVKTGQDLYIQHCPMAFDGKGADWVSNSKDVFNPYFGEKMLKCGRVQKKI; this is translated from the coding sequence ATGAAAAAGATCAATGTGTCAGTACTGGTGATAGCCTTGGCAATGGCCACCACTGCTTGTAATAATGCAGCAGAAGGCACGCACAATGAAGCCGGCCATGAGATGCATGAGCATGAAGGGCATGAGCATTCAGGTGATATGGAACATCATGAAGCCGATACCGAAACAACTATGGCCAAAACTAGTCTTGATGCGGCAATGGTGACATCCATCACTACAGACTACTTGGCTGTAAAAGATGCTTTGGTAAATGATGATGCAGAGGGAGCGAAGGCTGCTGCTGCAAAAATGCAAAGTGTATTGACAGGCACGGAAGATGAACTGTGTAAGAAATTGCTTTTTGATGCTGAGCACATTAGCGGTACCACCGAAATTGGACATCAGAGAGATCATTTTGAAGTATTGACTAAAAATGTAGTTGCTCTAAATACTCAAGTGAAAACGGGCCAGGATTTGTATATCCAACATTGCCCAATGGCCTTTGATGGCAAAGGAGCTGACTGGGTAAGCAATAGCAAAGATGTGTTTAACCCTTACTTTGGAGAAAAGATGCTGAAATGCGGCAGAGTGCAGAAGAAGATTTAA
- a CDS encoding efflux RND transporter permease subunit, with translation MLNNVIKFFLENKLVTALLAVLIIGWGIMTAPFDWELTGLPRDPVPVDAIPDLGENQQIVFTNWPGRSPQDIEDQITYPLTTSLLGIPGVKSIRSSSMFGFSSIYIIFDEGIEFYWSRSRILEKLNSLPSGLLPDDARPALGPDATALGQVFWYTLEGRDTAGNPTGGWGLDELRTIQDFYVKYGLSSASGVSEVASIGGYVKEYQVDVRPDAMRAYNVGLQDVMLAVKNSNRDVGAKTIEINKAEYLVRGLGYIKTVKDLEDAVIRSVDNTPIRIKDVAVVTLGPATRRGALDKGGAEVAGGVVVARYGANPLQVIKNVKGQIAEMQAGLPSKVLEDGTVSKVTIVPFYDRTQLIYETLGTLEEALTLEILITIIVIIVMVINLRASIAIASLTPLAILMVFIAMRYTGVDANIVALSGIAIAIGTMVDLGIILTENVIKYIDEEIGDTLLERVYRASAEVSGAIVTAVSTTIVSFIPVFTLQAAEGRLFHPLAFTKSYALVGAVIVALFIMPALLHWLFGLGIKRKSARQWLSYLLIPLGIIILFWSVLGGVVTLLLALAGILQEHKPSERWYIKHSTAIVVLIAIVWVLAEYWMPLGVGAGLVVNIIFVAILSGLVLGFFSIIIYYYKSILSWCLYHKKTFLSIPLVIVVLGVMTWLGFNKVFGFIANGAESIGWNLRETRPWVAMNETFPGAGKEFMPALNEGSFLLMPTSMPHSGMEENLKTLREIDMRVNTIPEVEMVVGKMGRAESALDPAPISMYENIINYKPEYAVGKDGQRLRFAVDEDGKYLLRSGESISREEIMAMDLDFEKLQQDKDGEYFRNWREHIQSPDDIWNEIVNVTNLPGVTSAPKLQPIETRLVMLQTGMRAPMGIKIKGPDLKTLEDFGFQLESILKTVPSVKKEAVFADRVVGKPYLEIDIDRNAISRYGLSVEDVQKSIETGIGGMQIGVTVEGRERFPIRVRYPRELRDDPEKIKEILVTNKQGVQIPLGQLASMEFVKGPQVIKSEETFLTSYVLFDKTGDYSEVTVVNDAQDAIQMAIDNGELEVPSGVSYRFSGNYENQIRAEKRLSIVVPVVLLIIFLILYFQFRSVTTSMMVFSGIAVAFAGGFIMLWLYGQDWFMNFQLFGTDLRNLFQVKTINLSVAVWVGFIALFGIATDDGVLMATYLDQRFAKEVDKTREGIRAAVIEAGQRRVRPALMTTATTLIALVPILTSSGKGSDIMIPMAIPAFGGMTIATITIFVVPVIYSMWVERKLLNKQSEESSAL, from the coding sequence ATGTTAAATAATGTAATTAAGTTTTTTCTCGAGAATAAGCTGGTAACAGCACTCTTGGCGGTATTAATTATTGGCTGGGGAATAATGACGGCTCCATTTGATTGGGAGTTAACGGGTTTACCTCGCGACCCAGTACCGGTAGATGCAATTCCTGATTTAGGTGAAAACCAGCAAATAGTTTTTACCAACTGGCCTGGTCGTTCACCTCAGGATATTGAAGATCAAATCACCTATCCGCTTACAACTTCGCTTTTGGGGATTCCGGGAGTGAAATCTATTCGTAGCTCATCCATGTTTGGGTTTTCCAGCATATACATCATTTTTGATGAGGGCATTGAGTTTTACTGGAGTCGATCAAGGATACTTGAAAAGCTCAACTCGCTGCCATCGGGCTTATTGCCTGATGATGCACGGCCTGCTTTAGGGCCTGATGCTACCGCACTGGGACAGGTGTTTTGGTACACGCTAGAAGGTAGAGATACGGCAGGAAATCCAACAGGAGGTTGGGGCCTTGATGAACTAAGAACCATCCAGGATTTTTACGTAAAGTATGGATTGTCTTCAGCATCGGGAGTATCTGAAGTGGCCTCTATTGGTGGCTACGTAAAAGAGTATCAGGTGGACGTACGCCCTGACGCTATGCGTGCTTACAATGTAGGTCTCCAGGATGTGATGCTTGCGGTGAAAAATTCCAATAGAGACGTAGGTGCCAAAACCATAGAAATAAATAAAGCCGAGTATTTGGTTCGTGGCCTGGGTTATATCAAAACGGTAAAGGATTTAGAAGATGCCGTTATCAGATCCGTTGACAATACTCCAATACGAATTAAGGATGTGGCGGTGGTAACACTCGGGCCAGCTACTCGCAGAGGTGCTTTGGACAAAGGAGGAGCTGAGGTAGCAGGAGGGGTAGTTGTAGCCAGATACGGAGCCAATCCTTTACAAGTAATTAAAAATGTAAAAGGCCAAATTGCCGAAATGCAGGCGGGCTTGCCGAGCAAGGTTTTAGAAGATGGAACCGTTTCTAAAGTAACCATCGTTCCGTTTTACGATCGTACTCAATTGATTTATGAAACCTTAGGGACACTTGAGGAGGCTCTTACTTTAGAAATCTTAATTACCATTATTGTAATAATTGTGATGGTAATAAATCTCCGTGCTTCCATTGCTATTGCCAGCCTGACTCCATTGGCCATTTTGATGGTATTTATAGCCATGCGGTACACTGGCGTGGATGCCAATATTGTGGCCTTGAGCGGAATTGCCATTGCTATTGGTACTATGGTCGACTTGGGTATTATACTCACGGAAAACGTGATTAAATACATTGATGAAGAAATAGGAGACACGCTGTTGGAGAGGGTGTATCGAGCTTCTGCAGAAGTGAGTGGAGCAATTGTGACAGCTGTTAGCACCACCATTGTAAGTTTCATTCCGGTGTTCACCCTCCAAGCTGCAGAAGGGAGGTTATTTCATCCCTTGGCTTTCACCAAATCCTATGCTCTGGTTGGGGCGGTAATTGTGGCGTTGTTTATCATGCCAGCTTTGCTGCATTGGCTTTTTGGTCTTGGTATTAAGCGCAAATCCGCAAGGCAGTGGCTCAGCTATCTACTTATTCCATTAGGCATTATTATCCTCTTTTGGTCAGTTTTGGGAGGGGTTGTAACGTTGCTTTTAGCTCTTGCCGGAATCCTTCAAGAACATAAGCCTTCTGAGCGTTGGTATATAAAACACAGCACGGCCATCGTAGTGCTTATCGCCATTGTATGGGTGCTAGCAGAGTATTGGATGCCTCTTGGTGTTGGTGCAGGTCTTGTTGTAAACATCATTTTTGTAGCCATCCTTTCAGGTTTGGTACTCGGCTTTTTCAGCATCATCATCTACTACTACAAATCCATCCTTAGTTGGTGTCTTTACCATAAGAAGACTTTTTTGAGCATACCCTTAGTGATTGTGGTACTGGGTGTGATGACTTGGTTAGGATTTAATAAGGTATTTGGTTTTATAGCCAATGGTGCAGAAAGTATTGGGTGGAACTTACGCGAAACCAGACCATGGGTGGCGATGAATGAAACATTTCCGGGAGCGGGTAAAGAGTTTATGCCCGCACTTAATGAAGGTTCATTTTTGCTAATGCCTACTTCTATGCCCCATTCCGGGATGGAAGAAAATCTAAAAACCCTACGGGAAATTGACATGCGGGTAAATACCATTCCTGAGGTGGAAATGGTGGTTGGTAAAATGGGGCGTGCTGAAAGTGCATTAGACCCAGCACCCATTTCGATGTATGAAAATATCATCAATTACAAACCTGAATATGCCGTAGGTAAGGATGGGCAAAGGTTGAGATTTGCGGTAGACGAAGATGGTAAATACCTCCTGCGTTCGGGTGAGTCAATTTCAAGGGAAGAGATTATGGCCATGGATCTAGATTTTGAAAAGCTACAGCAGGATAAGGACGGAGAGTATTTTAGAAACTGGCGTGAGCACATTCAGTCTCCAGATGATATTTGGAATGAAATTGTTAACGTGACGAACCTTCCGGGAGTAACCTCTGCGCCCAAATTACAGCCCATAGAAACGCGATTGGTAATGCTGCAAACAGGTATGCGCGCACCCATGGGAATCAAAATAAAGGGGCCGGATTTAAAAACTCTTGAAGACTTTGGATTCCAGCTGGAATCTATCCTTAAAACGGTTCCTTCTGTGAAAAAAGAGGCCGTGTTTGCGGATCGAGTAGTGGGTAAGCCTTATTTGGAAATAGACATAGATCGAAATGCAATTTCTCGCTACGGCCTTTCGGTAGAGGATGTTCAAAAGAGTATAGAAACCGGAATTGGAGGAATGCAGATTGGAGTAACGGTAGAAGGCCGTGAGCGTTTCCCGATAAGGGTAAGATACCCACGTGAGCTGCGCGATGATCCTGAAAAAATCAAAGAGATTTTGGTGACCAATAAGCAGGGGGTGCAAATTCCGCTGGGGCAATTGGCCAGTATGGAGTTTGTAAAAGGGCCACAGGTTATCAAAAGTGAAGAAACCTTTTTGACCAGTTATGTACTGTTTGATAAAACGGGTGACTACTCTGAAGTAACGGTGGTAAATGATGCTCAAGATGCGATACAAATGGCCATTGATAATGGCGAACTGGAGGTGCCTTCCGGAGTGAGTTATCGTTTTTCTGGAAACTATGAGAATCAGATTCGTGCGGAAAAGCGCTTGAGCATTGTGGTGCCGGTGGTGCTTCTTATCATTTTCCTCATCCTGTATTTTCAGTTTAGATCTGTTACCACATCCATGATGGTTTTTAGCGGGATTGCCGTAGCCTTTGCAGGCGGTTTCATCATGCTGTGGCTTTATGGCCAAGATTGGTTTATGAACTTCCAGCTTTTTGGAACTGACCTTAGAAACTTATTTCAGGTAAAAACCATAAACCTGAGCGTGGCCGTTTGGGTTGGGTTTATAGCTCTGTTTGGCATTGCTACCGATGATGGTGTACTGATGGCCACTTATTTAGATCAACGTTTTGCAAAAGAGGTGGACAAAACGAGAGAGGGTATCAGAGCAGCGGTGATTGAGGCTGGTCAGCGCAGAGTACGTCCGGCATTAATGACCACAGCTACCACGCTTATTGCGCTTGTGCCTATTCTTACTTCCAGCGGAAAAGGATCGGATATAATGATACCTATGGCCATTCCTGCTTTTGGAGGGATGACGATTGCTACCATCACCATTTTTGTGGTACCCGTGATTTACTCCATGTGGGTGGAAAGGAAATTATTGAATAAGCAAAGCGAGGAAAGTAGTGCTCTGTAA
- a CDS encoding TolC family protein, giving the protein MKKTWFIAFWFLTLQAGAQDPLQEYLSQAAENNLGLQAKYTAFEASLERVAQASGLPDPTLSFGYFIKPVETRVGPQRMKFSLSQMFPWFGSLSAQGDAAAAVAQANYLQFIDAREKLMSELKSDYYKLWELQKLIKLESENLEILKSYQELTTSRISSGTAKLSDAYRVQIQMEESATRLKILYDQMAPLQRVFNRQINREVDAMVTLIDTIEVSEQALVSTDSLSHPSVAKYTELQKGAEFQSKAAKKSGLPKIGLGVDYVVVDERTDMVVPDNGNDVVMPMVSISLPIWRKQYSGAIKSAEFMKKQYQLDAQNEWDLLESKRDMQFYELQQANDEMKLYSEEITLVNKTLELVITDYTNDRVEFEEVLRLQQKLIQYKKLKLMAYRKYLDKQAIMEYLNYNVNEQ; this is encoded by the coding sequence ATGAAAAAGACTTGGTTCATAGCATTTTGGTTTTTGACACTTCAAGCAGGTGCTCAAGACCCTTTACAGGAATATTTATCGCAAGCGGCAGAAAATAACCTTGGCCTTCAGGCAAAATATACCGCTTTTGAAGCCAGCCTTGAGCGTGTGGCTCAGGCCAGTGGTTTGCCCGATCCCACATTGTCATTTGGTTATTTTATAAAACCTGTAGAAACGAGAGTTGGCCCGCAGCGCATGAAGTTTTCGCTTTCGCAAATGTTTCCGTGGTTTGGTAGCCTTTCGGCACAAGGAGATGCTGCCGCAGCCGTTGCTCAGGCCAACTATCTCCAGTTTATTGATGCTCGTGAGAAATTGATGAGTGAGCTGAAATCGGATTACTATAAGCTGTGGGAACTACAGAAACTCATCAAATTGGAAAGTGAGAATCTTGAAATACTTAAAAGCTATCAAGAGCTTACCACTTCAAGAATAAGTAGTGGCACAGCAAAATTATCTGATGCCTATAGGGTACAAATTCAAATGGAAGAATCGGCTACTAGGCTGAAAATTCTATATGATCAAATGGCTCCCCTGCAGCGAGTTTTTAACAGGCAGATCAATCGAGAAGTGGATGCGATGGTAACATTAATTGACACTATAGAGGTGTCAGAACAGGCCTTGGTTTCTACCGATAGTCTTTCACACCCCAGTGTGGCCAAATATACAGAGCTACAAAAGGGAGCCGAGTTTCAAAGCAAAGCGGCAAAAAAGAGTGGCTTACCTAAAATAGGATTGGGTGTAGATTATGTGGTGGTAGATGAACGCACGGATATGGTGGTGCCGGATAATGGAAATGATGTGGTAATGCCGATGGTTTCTATCAGTCTCCCCATTTGGCGAAAGCAATATTCAGGAGCCATAAAATCGGCTGAGTTTATGAAAAAACAATATCAGCTGGATGCACAAAATGAATGGGATCTATTGGAATCAAAGCGTGATATGCAGTTTTATGAACTGCAACAGGCCAATGATGAAATGAAACTGTATAGCGAGGAAATTACTTTGGTAAATAAAACCTTGGAGTTGGTGATAACGGACTATACTAATGATAGGGTGGAATTTGAAGAGGTGTTACGACTTCAGCAAAAACTTATTCAGTATAAAAAACTGAAGTTGATGGCCTACCGAAAATATTTGGATAAACAGGCTATTATGGAATATCTGAACTACAATGTAAACGAGCAATAA
- a CDS encoding efflux RND transporter periplasmic adaptor subunit — MKNVSSKVWIALALVAGVFIGALFFGGSKENPKAKEAEHEHESTTWTCSMHPQIRSQEPGQCPICGMDLIPLAKGADHKDNPMAVKMSATAAKLANIQTIVVGKENAIKSIRLNGKVMPNERLVKTQPSHVDGRIEELLVNTTGEDVKAGQKLASIYSPELIAAQQELLQAVQIKDKQPALYQASLEKLKSLRVAESQIKELESSGKVMENIGIYADRSGIVLDKKVNVGDYLKKGEALFTIADLSKVWVVFDAYEGDLNFVDVDDELSFTVASLPGKNFSGKITFVNPTVNAQTRVTSVRVEVKNTDGKLRPEMFAVANVQSDLSNTNELILPKTAVMWTGERSVVYVQDGDNEEPSYELREVLLGPSLGNGYSIASGLEVGERVVINGTFTVDAAAQLAGKPSMMNPKGGAVMTGHNHGNMEMSSAEGKSEAKEMNMDISEATKKEISAVLQSYFELKDALVTSDKNVAVKAAAKMEAALDKVKMGEMNEMAHAKWMEALPVLRSLMTKFNSEANIDVQRKAFLRVSEEMVQIAETFGPFDKPIYVLNCPMADNNQGGDWLSDSEEVMNPYYGDMMLKCGDVKRKIQ; from the coding sequence ATGAAAAATGTAAGTTCAAAAGTTTGGATAGCTCTAGCCTTGGTGGCTGGTGTGTTTATTGGCGCTTTATTTTTTGGTGGCTCAAAGGAGAATCCTAAAGCCAAAGAAGCCGAGCATGAGCATGAGTCCACAACCTGGACATGCTCAATGCATCCACAAATCCGATCACAGGAACCAGGGCAATGTCCTATTTGTGGGATGGATCTCATTCCCTTAGCAAAGGGAGCTGACCACAAGGATAACCCAATGGCGGTAAAGATGAGTGCAACGGCTGCTAAATTGGCTAACATTCAAACCATAGTGGTGGGCAAGGAAAATGCGATAAAAAGCATTCGACTGAATGGAAAGGTGATGCCAAATGAAAGACTGGTGAAAACGCAACCATCTCATGTAGATGGCCGGATAGAAGAGTTGCTGGTGAACACTACCGGAGAAGACGTAAAAGCCGGACAAAAGTTGGCGAGCATATATTCTCCCGAATTAATTGCTGCCCAACAGGAATTGCTGCAAGCCGTTCAAATAAAAGATAAGCAGCCAGCACTGTATCAGGCCTCTTTAGAAAAGCTCAAATCTTTACGAGTGGCCGAAAGCCAGATTAAGGAATTGGAGTCAAGTGGAAAGGTGATGGAAAACATTGGGATTTACGCGGATAGATCAGGCATAGTGCTGGATAAAAAAGTGAATGTGGGTGATTACCTCAAAAAAGGTGAAGCTCTTTTTACTATTGCCGATTTAAGCAAGGTATGGGTGGTTTTTGATGCTTATGAAGGCGACCTGAATTTTGTTGATGTGGATGATGAACTGAGTTTCACCGTTGCTTCCCTTCCGGGCAAGAATTTTTCTGGGAAAATAACTTTTGTAAACCCTACGGTAAATGCACAAACGCGAGTAACGAGTGTGCGTGTGGAGGTGAAAAATACAGATGGAAAATTAAGACCTGAAATGTTTGCTGTAGCTAATGTTCAATCGGATTTGAGTAATACAAACGAATTGATATTGCCTAAAACTGCCGTTATGTGGACAGGTGAAAGGTCGGTAGTATATGTTCAGGATGGAGATAATGAGGAGCCATCTTATGAACTGCGCGAAGTGTTGTTGGGGCCATCTTTAGGAAATGGCTATTCTATAGCCAGCGGTTTGGAAGTAGGTGAGCGAGTGGTAATAAATGGAACTTTTACGGTGGATGCAGCGGCTCAATTGGCCGGAAAGCCAAGCATGATGAATCCGAAGGGTGGAGCTGTAATGACAGGCCATAATCATGGTAATATGGAAATGTCTTCTGCTGAAGGAAAGTCTGAGGCGAAGGAGATGAACATGGACATCTCTGAGGCAACGAAAAAGGAAATATCTGCGGTGCTGCAATCCTATTTTGAGCTAAAAGATGCATTGGTGACTTCTGATAAAAACGTGGCTGTAAAAGCCGCTGCTAAAATGGAAGCTGCATTGGACAAAGTGAAGATGGGCGAAATGAACGAGATGGCTCATGCTAAATGGATGGAGGCTTTGCCTGTGCTACGTTCATTAATGACCAAGTTTAATAGCGAGGCCAACATTGATGTGCAGCGCAAGGCTTTTTTGCGTGTATCAGAAGAAATGGTGCAAATAGCCGAAACATTTGGCCCCTTTGATAAACCTATTTATGTGCTAAACTGCCCTATGGCTGATAATAACCAAGGGGGTGATTGGCTAAGTGACTCAGAAGAAGTTATGAATCCTTACTACGGTGATATGATGCTGAAGTGCGGGGACGTGAAAAGGAAGATTCAATAA
- a CDS encoding copper-translocating P-type ATPase encodes MKDDKVKIEEHGHHKHHDMEHDHSDHHHEGHDHNAMINDFKKRLWICLVLTVPVLLFSPMLQDLLGFSISFMGMTYVSVALATIIYVYGGWPFLKGLVSDLKAGGPGMMTLIAIAISVAWVYSTAVSFGLSGKVFYWELVTLIDIMLLGHWLEMKSVMGASKALEKLAQLMPASAHLMEGNETKEVKINDLKKGDLILIKPGEKIPADGRIKEGHTELNESALTGESKAVEKTTGDKVIGGSINGDGALKVEVTTAGEDSYLKKVIKLVEEAQKTKSKTQNLADKAAGWLAYIALASGVMTLVAWLTLSNLGFDFALERMVTVMIITCPHALGLAVPLVVAISTALSAKNGLLIRNRTAFENSRKIDAIVFDKTGTLTEGNFGVNRVEVLKDGMSESDFLKIVAAIEGSSEHPIAKGIVKEAKARELELPSVSDFKAEKGKGVMARVNGGSYAIVSPGYLEGENIDIPKNAFNEDVETVVFVLKDKELIGFVSLADQIREESRAAIEQLKEVGIKVYMATGDNEQTAKAVAGKLSLDGYYSEVLPHEKSEIIEKLQSEGHFVAMTGDGVNDAPALAKAEVGIAVGSGTDVAAETADIILTESSPKDISRLILFGRATYKKMVQNLVWATGYNVVAIPLAAGVLYQQGIMISPAIGAALMSLSTIICAVNAQLLRRSLK; translated from the coding sequence ATGAAGGATGACAAGGTAAAAATAGAGGAGCATGGCCACCATAAGCATCATGATATGGAGCATGACCACAGCGATCATCACCATGAGGGACATGATCATAACGCTATGATAAATGATTTCAAAAAGCGCTTATGGATATGTCTGGTGTTAACCGTACCAGTGCTTTTGTTTTCGCCCATGCTTCAGGATTTACTGGGCTTTAGCATCAGCTTTATGGGGATGACCTATGTTTCGGTGGCATTGGCAACGATTATTTACGTGTACGGTGGTTGGCCATTTCTCAAAGGACTGGTTAGCGACCTGAAGGCTGGTGGCCCTGGGATGATGACGCTGATTGCCATCGCTATCTCTGTGGCTTGGGTATATAGCACGGCTGTTTCTTTTGGCCTTAGCGGAAAAGTCTTTTACTGGGAGTTGGTAACACTTATTGACATCATGCTGCTTGGTCATTGGCTGGAAATGAAATCGGTGATGGGGGCTTCCAAGGCTTTGGAGAAATTAGCTCAGCTTATGCCCGCTTCTGCCCACTTGATGGAAGGCAATGAAACCAAAGAGGTTAAAATTAATGATCTTAAAAAGGGAGATTTAATTCTGATAAAGCCAGGCGAGAAAATTCCCGCAGATGGGCGGATAAAAGAAGGACACACTGAGCTGAACGAAAGTGCCCTGACGGGCGAAAGTAAGGCCGTGGAAAAAACTACTGGTGACAAAGTGATTGGTGGTTCTATTAATGGTGATGGTGCGCTGAAGGTAGAGGTGACTACTGCTGGAGAAGACAGTTATCTGAAAAAGGTAATAAAGCTGGTGGAGGAAGCACAGAAGACAAAGTCTAAAACACAAAATCTTGCGGATAAAGCAGCCGGTTGGTTGGCCTACATCGCTTTGGCATCAGGGGTAATGACACTTGTAGCATGGCTCACGCTTAGCAATCTTGGATTTGATTTTGCCTTAGAGCGGATGGTAACGGTAATGATTATTACCTGCCCGCATGCTTTGGGATTGGCTGTACCGTTGGTGGTGGCAATTTCCACTGCCTTGTCGGCAAAAAATGGTTTGTTGATTAGAAATAGAACGGCTTTCGAAAATTCGAGGAAGATTGATGCTATAGTATTTGACAAAACAGGAACGCTCACCGAAGGGAATTTTGGTGTAAACCGTGTGGAGGTATTGAAGGATGGAATGAGCGAGAGTGATTTTCTGAAAATAGTAGCCGCAATAGAAGGTAGTTCAGAGCATCCTATAGCCAAGGGGATAGTGAAGGAGGCAAAGGCCCGGGAACTGGAATTACCATCGGTGTCTGATTTTAAAGCTGAAAAGGGAAAGGGTGTAATGGCTAGAGTAAATGGAGGCTCTTATGCAATAGTAAGTCCGGGATATTTAGAAGGTGAGAATATTGATATTCCTAAAAATGCTTTTAATGAAGATGTAGAAACGGTGGTGTTTGTACTAAAAGACAAAGAGTTAATTGGCTTTGTTTCTCTGGCAGATCAAATACGTGAAGAGAGTAGAGCAGCCATAGAGCAGTTAAAAGAGGTAGGTATAAAAGTGTATATGGCAACGGGCGACAATGAGCAAACAGCCAAAGCTGTGGCCGGGAAACTCTCATTGGATGGCTATTATAGTGAGGTGTTGCCACATGAAAAATCAGAAATTATTGAGAAGCTTCAGAGCGAAGGTCATTTTGTGGCCATGACTGGGGATGGAGTGAATGATGCTCCGGCATTGGCAAAAGCAGAGGTGGGTATTGCAGTAGGATCGGGTACCGATGTAGCGGCTGAAACTGCTGATATTATTTTAACCGAAAGTAGTCCAAAAGATATTTCGAGGCTCATACTTTTTGGGAGAGCCACTTATAAAAAAATGGTTCAAAACCTGGTTTGGGCCACAGGCTATAATGTAGTTGCCATTCCACTGGCTGCAGGAGTTCTGTATCAGCAAGGCATAATGATAAGTCCCGCTATAGGAGCAGCATTGATGAGTTTAAGTACAATTATTTGTGCTGTCAATGCTCAATTATTACGAAGAAGTTTAAAGTAA